The Coccidioides posadasii str. Silveira chromosome 2, complete sequence genomic interval CTGCTTCAACCAGGTACCATATCGCAAGACTGTCTGATATGTTTCGTGAAAAGTCCAGATCTTGCCGTGGTAAGCCAGGAAAGGTTGCTGGGCCAGTTTCGGATTCAATGCATGCTGCTCAAGTATGTAGAAGAGGTTCCCACGACCATTTTTGACCCAGAAGAAGCGGCGGAAAACGGCTCTGGCAATGGAGTTTATCAACTTTGCGTCGTAGAAGAGTGACCATCTTGCATTAAGATAGGCGAGGAATGTAGTCGCGGCCGGAACCGAGAGGGTCAGTGGCAGTGTCGCGAGTGCTTCCATGACTGGAGTGTGTTAGCCTTGCCTTCATGCCATCTCAGACCGTGGAGGATCAAGGAGAAGTTATTTGCGACAACGCACCTTTGTTGTTTAATTTTGAGAGAAGTCTACCAAGTGCTGGGTTGTAAGGTCTATCATTCAAGGAGTTCACCGGAGTTCCAGGGCCAACGTTACACAAACGGCTGCACGAACTTCAAAGAGATCGGGTACGCTTGGAATTCAGGACTTGTATCCGATGATCAAAAACATTTGTTCAAACCGAAGACCTCCGGGGCTCAGAGATAACTACTGAAGGGCATGCTGGACttcccctctctctctctcccccttgTTGAGGACATCTGTCTAGCTCGAGTTGTTCAGGGCCAACCTCGGCAGGATTTCTGGTTCACTGGTTTCAGGGCAGAACCTTGTGAAAATTGTTGAAAGGCATTGAGCTTTGACCAATGAATATCCTTGAAGGGACAGGTTGGCATCATCTCTGTGGCTGAATCTGAGTTTCCACGATCGTTGCGGAGTTCCACGCGCCTCGCCCCGCGATCCTCGGCGTAAACTAAAACGGAACGGCATCATAAGTGACAACGTATGAAACTCCCATTGCATATGTAACTGGTGAAACAATCTAAGAAAATAGTTTAGAGTTGGCTTACTTGTAACTATATAACGATCAGCGAAAGCAAACGACAGCTACTGCTTgagattattattatctagCCGGAGTAGACTCAATGTGCCTGAGAACCCAACTGCATATGCGGTTAACCTTCTGGTCTACTGCATCATCTAAGTGCTAGTTTATTGGTCCCAGCCAAAGGGACATTCTCGAATTCTTCCTCCATGAACTCTCTCAGAGCCTCAAGTCCCGCTTCCATTATCTCAGGCTTCATGGCATAGCCAATGCGGATATAGCCTTTAAAATCTTCTCGGTTCCCGAAGCCGTAGCTCCCCGGAACCAACAGCACCCCTTTCTTATCTTGTAGTCGTCTACAGAATTCCACGTCGTCCACTGGTTTGCCCATTTTGGAAAACTTGATAAATCCTATCGTCCCCGCGACCGGTCGAACCCAATCGCACGCCCATCGGTGCTGTTCAATAAATGATTCCACACTCGCAATGTTCTGTTTGGCAAGACCCATATTTCGTTGGAGCAGGCTATGTATACACTTGCCGTCGAGCGCAAAAGAGGCTACAGCCTCATCTAGATGGCTCATCGAGATCGTGGAATATGAACGATAATTGAGACAACTTGCAATATAATCGCTGTTCCGAGAAGCGAGCCAGCCAACACGGATTCCTGGAAGGGAATAGCATTTGGAGAGGGAGCCGGACACTAACACATTCTCGTATCCAAGCGATAGTGCAGATGGAGGGAATTCCGGATCCATAGGAGTTATTGAGTGGAACAGAGGTCTAAATATTTCGTCGCTAAATACGATTATCGAGTGTTCCTTTGCGATTTCTACAATGGCTTGAAGTTGAGAACGTGGAGTTATGGCTCCTGTGGGATTCGCCGGATTCCTAACAGGAGGGAAAGAGAAGTTGTTAGTGTTAGGATTACCGATAAAGTGAGGAATTTCTTACGTTAGAACAATCATCTTGGTATTTGGCTTGATGAGATCCTTCAGCTCTTCTAAATCCAACTGCCATTTATCTTTCTCTTTGCTCTTCCACAGGGTAACTTCGACACCGATCGACTTTGGCAAAGAATACAATTGCTGATAAGTAGGGTACTGAACAATAACGTGGTCCCCAGGGCTACATAAAGCGTGGAAGACCACGAGGTTGGCTAACGAGGCACCAGGTGTGATCAAAACGTTATCGACGGGCAGTGGAGTCGGAATCTTAATAGAATAAAGATTGGCTATGGTTGTTCGAAGCTGTTTTGAGCCCTGGTAGGCCTCACCGTAACATAATGGCATGGTCAAGATGGAAGCTGGAAGCGGCGGGTTCCTATCCTGTTCGCCTTCGGCGAGGGATGACAGCTCCTCAATTGAGACAGACGCAGCGCAAGAGCTGGAAAGGTCATATTTGGCTAATTGCGATTCCGTATCAATCCACTAGGACAAGGCAAAACGCTAGTTAGTTGTGTGCTCATAACGTGAAAAATGTAGGGAAGCATCCAAGCCTCGCGTTGCTATCCCGAGATGCGGGGTTTCGGACGCCGGAGACCGGCCGTTTATTAACTCACCCGCTGGGCAGCGAAAAAATCGATGTTAACCATTCTCGTAGGCAGCGCAAAGTAAAAGGAGTTTATCggtgtgtacggagtaagaGAAGGTTGGTCTTCTGGATAGAAGGACTTATGGCTCGGCTCTGGTCATAGGGAGCAATAAGTATCATAGATGGAGTAAGGTTCACTCCTCCATGGGCCTCCACTTCCAAGCTCCAGCCTTCGGGCCGAATGAAATGAACGAGCAGCGAATCACTTTTTGCTCTACGGATAGACAATATATTCTTGGTAGCTCCTCTTGTATTTCGTCAGATCTTCCGCTGAAGCACCGCCATTCTATATAAGTGAGGAGCATAAGTAAGAGTGTACCCAATCCACTTTGTTCTATATTCCGCCATAATTTCTCCGCGTTGATTGACATCGAAATGCAAGTGGAGCAGCTGCTTACAGCCGTCCCATTCTCTGTTGTAAGGAACGGGCGGCAATATACAAGGTGAATGCTACATTCTTCGTCAATCGGTCATCTTTAAAGCTCTTCGATAAAGATTGCTTGTCAGCACTCTTCGACGCGTGATGAATGTTATGAGGGAAGGAATACGTGGTTCAGGCATAAGAAAAGGCTGAACAAGGTAGAAGCGGGCTGGCTCTACTTCAGATTCCATCGGAGGAGAATAAATTCCCGGATTATCGATGTAATGGAGTTGCGTAGTGAATAACCAGGTAACTAGTGGTTAGGAGCGGGCTCCTTATATAATACGGAgtaaaggggaaaaaaaaggaaaaattcTTATGAATCAGTGCAGTTACAGCAGTCGTTTCAAAAGCGATCTCTAGTGAAGAGTAGATATCAAAAAAAATGGAAAGGCGAAAAAAGACTTGTAAGCGATCTCGACGCGACTCGAACGCGCAATCTTCGGTGCCGAAAACCGACGCCCTACCATTGGGCCACGAGACCTGATTGCTTGATTATTTTAATAATTCAAATCAAGTAACTAGTCAGCCAATCAGGCTTGGATATCAATCATAATTTCTATAAAGTATattccgtactccgtaccccgtATAGGTTCAAGGAAAGTATTCCGACGCCCCAACTCGTACCTTCAACAATATCACTACATAATGCTTTGAATTCTGAAGCACATCTGCGGATACTTGGAGTTTGTGATGTCTTGACCTCCAACGCCATCCAAGAAGCGAAACAGACCAGGCCTCGCCGATAAAAGCGTCGGGACTACTAGCATCGTCGTCCTGCTCAAAAAGCCGCAGCAACCAGGCGCCAAGCCAGACCTTCGCCGCCGGCCTGGGCAAACGGCTATCGCGGGGAGAGAAGTTACTCCGCACCCGGCGCTAACCCCCTTCCAACCGCGACCCGGCCAACCACCCGCCCGTCGAGCAACTACGTAATTCCTGTCCTCTCCCGCAACTCCGCCTGTCGCCAGTGTCTCGACGCAGCAAGCCCTGAGGTTCAGTTGGCGGATCTTTCTGGTTGTGGAGGGAATCAGCATCTTTTTTCGCTACCCTTCTTTCGTGAATCCTCCATCCTTAGCTCCATAGACGCCAGCTAGACCACCTTCCGGAAGCGATACTCGCGATAAGAGGCCGAGTGACTGGTACAAATGTCAAGCTTACAGCTTCGCTAGGAATTTTATCGTATGGCTCTCAACTTAAGGAGTTTGCGAAATCCTCCCTTTGTTTAGCAATCTTACGCTTGGGTGGTTGATGATAACGGCTTCGCTCCTTTGCAACCACGTCCTCTTCTATCTCCGCCATGCGGCTTTTCCGCGCTATCCAGTTCCTCTCACTCCTTTCTGCATCTTCGTCGTCATGGCGCGTTTCTGCATATGAGAATTATACGACCTACGATATAATATCTCCCCGGTTCGCGATACAAGATAACCGGCCACCAAACTGTCCCCCGTGCTTCAACTGCCAACTCGATGCGTTCCAATGCCATCAATTCGCCGAATGTAACAAATACAATGGTAAATGTTCTTGCCCTTCTGGATTCGGTGGAGATGATTGCTCGGAACCCTTGTGTGGATCCTTGCCCGATGGCAAGGATAGAACCCCCCGGCAGGATAAGTACTGCAAATGCAAAGACGGCTGGTCAGGTATAAATTGCAATGTTTGTGAAACGAATGATGCTTGCAATGCCATGATGCCAGAGGGCGAAGGTGGCGTATGCTACAAGGAGCCTCTAGTGGTCAAGGAGAATTATCAGATATGTGACGTGACCAATCGCAAAATCCTCGATCAActtaaagaaaagaagccaCAGGTGACGTTTTCATGCACTGCGAAAGACCATACGTGCAACTTTCAATGTGAGCTAGCAAGCTTGTTATTCTCGTCTTTCGATTTTATACTAACATGCATCTTTTTCGATAGTCTGGGTTGATCAGAAAGAGTCGTTTTACTGCTCCTTGGACACGTGCGAATGGGCTACAGAAGTTGAATACGGCAAGAATACCACAAATTATGAATGTGAGCATATAAAATGCAGATGCATTCCTGGACGGATGCTCTGCGGAGAGGATGGCTCTATTGATATTGGAGAATTCCTCGAGCAAGATATCAAAGGCCCAGCCTCGTTCTCGACGATTTCAACCCAGGGAGGGAGTGATCAAGATGGCAGCACATTCCAAGAACCTGCTATGAACAACCTAATCAAAAGCGTATTTGGCGATAAAAGCATTTTCCTTCAATGTCGTGCCGGAGAGTGTCTGTATAAAACCGACGTACCCGGCTACAAAGTCCCCGTCAAAACCATTAACACTCCACTAATTGCCGGTGTTATTGCTGGCTGCGGTTTATTTATCGTTGCTGTTATTCTATTTATCTGGTATCTTTCAAGGAGGAGTGCCTATCGGAACTACGCAGCGATACAACTTTCAGACGACTCTGACGACGAAAACGGAAAGCTCATGGCTGATCATAAACCTGCCGCGTTACAGTTTGATAACGTCTCGTACTATCTCAATGGCAGGCAAATCCTGTCAGGCATTAGGGGAATCGCTCGACCGGGACAGGTCACGGCCATTATGGGTGCTTCCGGCGCCGGGAAAACAACCTTTTTggatattcttgcaagaaaaaataaaCGCGGAACTGTTCAAGGAGAATTTTATGTGAATGGAGAAAAAGTCGACGACAGTGAGTATCGAAGTGTCGTCGGCTTTGTCGATCAGGAAGATACAATGCTGCCGACGCTCACTGTTCACGAGACTATTTTGACCAGTGCCCTGCTCAGACTCCCGAAAGATATGAGTAATGTTGTGAAAGAGCAAAGGGTGTTTGAAGTGGAGAAGCAGCTTGGAATATATCACATTAAAGACCAAATCATCGGCTCCGAAGGAGGAAAGGGACGCGGCATATCAGGAGGGGAGAAAAAGCGTGTTAGCATTGCATGCGAGCTTGTTACTAGTCCAAGCATATTATTTCTTGATGAGCCGACCAGTGGCTTGGTAAGTGCTAGATGCCATCCCCCTCATTTAGTATGGGTTCTAACAGTGGCCAGGATGCATTCAATGCTTTCAATGTGATAGAGTGCCTTGTAAACCTGGCAAGAACGTACAATAGAACCGTTATATTCACTATTCATCAGCCAAGGTCCAACATTGTCGCTTTATTCGATCAACTGATCCTGCTGGCCAAGGGAAAAACTGTCTACTCGGGCTCTTTCATGGGTTGTCAACCATACTTTGACCACATTGGATATACTTGTCCCTTGGGATTCAACATCGCGGATTACTTGGTCGACCTAACCATGCATGCCGGTACTACACGCTCTCCCGAGGAGCCTCTGCTCAACGCTGATGCGCAAGCGGACCATTTCAGAACGCCATCAAGCAGCTTAAGGGCCGTGAAATCTGTTGCTAGTGCTTCAAATGCAAGCTTTGAAAATAGCACGACCGAAAGTGCCCAAGATTCTACAGCACCACGAAAGCATATCCGGCGACAGTCTCTTAGACAACGTCAAGAGAGACAGCTTTACACTCGAAAGAAGACTTCCGGCGTGGATTCGCCCTCAACACCTCGGAccgatgatgaagataaCGCAATGGGGAGCCTTAATGACAGTACGCAGCAATGGCTTCGTCTCTCTCGCCAACAAAATAGCGCCCCTTCCCAAACAGTGGAAGACCCCGATCATCTTCCTCCCATCGCCTCAGGGTATATTACAGACCTCGACGTTATTATCTCGAGTTATGCATCATCCGATGTTGCGGCTTCTATTCGGGATGAAATAGCTTCCGCAGTGGAAAGTGCCCGACAAGCTAACGGCAGCGCTGACCCCACCGCCCAGCAAGGCTCTGGTGGCGTTCACATGGTTGGATACACGCGAGTTAGCTTACTCCGTCAATTCATTATTCTCTCCAAACGAACATGGAAAAATCTGTATCGCAACCCTATGCTTATGCTTACTCATTATGCCATTGCAATTTTGCTGGCAGTTCTCTCCGGCTACCTGTTCTATGGACTCACAGATGATATCAAAGGTTTCCAAAATCGGCTGGggcttttcttcttcctgcTAGCGCTCTTCGGTTTTAGTACCCTGACCAGTCTCACGGTTTTCACGTCTGAACGACTGCTTTTCATGCGAGAACGTGCCAATGGTTATTATTCTCCGATCACTTACTTCGCAGCTAAAGTCGTGTTCGACATTATTCCACTGAGGTTGATTCCGCCGATTATCATGGGAGTCATAGTTTACCCGATGGTGGGACTGATTGCTGACTGGCCCGAATTCCTCAAATTCATGCTCATCCTCGTTTTATTCAATTTGGCCGCCGCTGGTATTTGCCTATTCATCGGAATCGTATTCCGTGATGGAGGGGTGGCGAATTTGATTGGAAGTTTGGTGATGTTGTTCAGTCTCCTCTTTGCCGGGCTGCTTCTTAATCACGATGCGATTCCCAAAGCAGCTCTGTGGCTACAAACTGTAAGTGTACGCTGTAAACCGTTCGATATTCATATACTAATAGTTCAAACCAGCTCTCCATATTCCATTACGGATTCGAAGCCTTGATTGTGAATGAGGTGACATATCTTACTCTTATCGACCATAAGTATGGGCTTGATATCGAGGTTCCCGGAGCATCCATTCTTAGCGCTTTTGGCTTCGATACCCTCGCGCTTTGGCGGGATGTCACTGGGCTGGCTGTTTTTTCGGGCGTTTTTATCATACTCGCGTATGGAGCCATGCACTTCTTGCTGGTTGAGAGGAGATGATTTCTATACTCTCATGCGTGGCCTCGCACGGCGGTATAGGATTTGGCCTTTTTAAATTGCACATGTATAGAATGGGGGAGTCCCACTCGAAATACCTTTAACCCGAGGTAAGGCAGTTATTGTTTTTCTTCAACCTGGATTAATCCATCAACTTCTCAGCTGGCGTGTATCTCTTTGTTTGGTATGGAGTATTGTGGGTTTTTCTCGTATTGTTTGGTCAGCTCAGTGTTATTTTTATGTCTGATGTGCGAACAACATTTTAAGTATAATTTTGTTTACATGTAGATAAGATATCGTGACTCAGGCTACGGTTGAAAGATGATGAAGGCCGGCCTGTTTTAAAGTCAAGGGCCTTGATCCCCTGAAATCCTCGATCTGTTGTTTTCGCTGGCTATTAGATATGTCTTGATCATGGTCTTTGTGTTGTGGTCTTTTcatcccttttttttctttttctttttcttttttttttttggcacaAATGAATAGACATCTTTCTAGATAATTATATGACCCCTAGAACTTAGAAGCCAATTGACACTGGAGATGATTAGGATAAGGTCCTATTGACTTCATAGCTTTTTATTCCAATCATATAACTAATTACTTCCTATAGTATCTACATCATGAAAACTTGGTCTGGATTCAAAAATCGTAAAACGTAACCCGAAAACACTCATAAATTTCATTCCGTTTCAAACAAACACTTTATACCCTATCCttccccccctctctctctctctctatatatatatatataattattATTCGTCGTGAAGCGATATAGACGACCGAGGCGATTCCCCTTGCTGCCTTTCCTCAGGGAGCTGTACACCCCGCGGTAACTTGATCCTAGTAATAGCAGCAGCGATCGCAACGTGTAACAACCCCGTCCCAATGAACGCCAGGCCGGTCCAGGCCGGTCCGATACCCAGACCCCAGTCGAACAAAAGTGCTATGAACGGCCCGCCGATAAGAGCGCCTACCATTGAAACAAGACAGACAATAGAGTACATGCGTGCCGAGTGTCGGGGTTCAACAAACGTCGATATTAGACTGAGGCTTGAGGGGAGGAAGCCGCATCCAAGGGTGTATATTATAACTCCGATTAACATTATAGACATTGTAGGGGAGACGCCGAGCGCGAAAGAGCCGATTGAAAGGATGATAATGCTTGCTTGTGAAAGGTAGAGGTCCTTGGCCTGGCTGGAGTAGTGGAGTTTTTTGGTGAGATAGTGAGATGCGAATGGAAGGAGAACAAGAAGTAGGAATATATTTCCGCCAGCGAAAACGGAGAGACTGAATGCGGCTGCAGAAATGGGTATGGAGTATCGAGTAGAGGCGTAAAGCAAGAGAATGTCGATTTGTTTGCGACCTATAACGGTGAGAAGGAATGCTGAGAGGATAAGTACGACGGCCCGGCTTTCGAAGATGAATTTAGATGACTCCCATGCGCGGTTGACGATTGTTCTTGGATAGGAAAGGTATGACGTATTATCAGGCCGCGATCCACGTTCCGTGGACGTTTCTTCGACGTTTATGGATCGCCGACGTTCTGACGGGGGAGGCCGCAATTGGATTGTTTCGGGGATaatgaaaaggaaaggaaacgTTATGGTATCGAGAGCAATTCCTGACAGGTATGGCAACCATGGACCTTTCAGGTTCATCAAGCCAGACGACACTGAAGGAGCAATGAGTTGCGCGACAACGACTGCCAAGGTGGTTTTGGAAAATGCATTGGTTCTAGAGCAATTGTTAGCCATCAGATACGTTTTTTAACAGAACACGATGTCCGAGAGTTGGCATCTTTACGCACCGATTGTCAGGATCGACGACGTCAGTAATCATTGTCATGACCATGGCGTTGATAACTCCCAGTCCACCTCCGATAAAATTAAAGATCGAGCCAAACCACACTGCACGCAAAGGCAGGACTGAAGGAAATGTCAAGACGAATGCGACCCAGTAGAAGCTCAGAAGTACGCCCAGGACGCTCAGCAACAATATCAGCTTGCGGCCAAACCTAGGGTTGTCAGCTAGACGGCCATATGGAATTAAGAGTATGATgccttttattttttaaaagaaaagtcAGCGACTAATTCAAAGATCTCGACGCATCCAATGCCATTGGGACGGGGACCACGCACTAGGAATCGCATCGAAGCTGGACATCATGGCTTGAACAAAGGCAACTTCTCCCTGGATAGGCTTGATCTTGCATTGGTCCTCGGGAATTTCTCCTGGTCCAAATCGACCAGGTTCATGTTTGTCATAGTAGTTTCTGCAAGCGATGCTCTCAAGGATCCGTGTT includes:
- a CDS encoding uncharacterized protein (EggNog:ENOG410PHWC~COG:E); the protein is MVNIDFFAAQRWIDTESQLAKYDLSSSCAASVSIEELSSLAEGEQDRNPPLPASILTMPLCYGEAYQGSKQLRTTIANLYSIKIPTPLPVDNVLITPGASLANLVVFHALCSPGDHVIVQYPTYQQLYSLPKSIGVEVTLWKSKEKDKWQLDLEELKDLIKPNTKMIVLTNPANPTGAITPRSQLQAIVEIAKEHSIIVFSDEIFRPLFHSITPMDPEFPPSALSLGYENVLVSGSLSKCYSLPGIRVGWLASRNSDYIASCLNYRSYSTISMSHLDEAVASFALDGKCIHSLLQRNMGLAKQNIASVESFIEQHRWACDWVRPVAGTIGFIKFSKMGKPVDDVEFCRRLQDKKGVLLVPGSYGFGNREDFKGYIRIGYAMKPEIMEAGLEALREFMEEEFENVPLAGTNKLALR
- a CDS encoding uncharacterized protein (SECRETED:SignalP(1-24)~EggNog:ENOG410PGHX~COG:Q~TransMembrane:9 (n6-16c24/25o317-339i843-864o876-899i920-947o959-981i988-1008o1014-1034i1046-1069o1075-1095i)~BUSCO:908at33183), whose amino-acid sequence is MRLFRAIQFLSLLSASSSSWRVSAYENYTTYDIISPRFAIQDNRPPNCPPCFNCQLDAFQCHQFAECNKYNGKCSCPSGFGGDDCSEPLCGSLPDGKDRTPRQDKYCKCKDGWSGINCNVCETNDACNAMMPEGEGGVCYKEPLVVKENYQICDVTNRKILDQLKEKKPQVTFSCTAKDHTCNFQFWVDQKESFYCSLDTCEWATEVEYGKNTTNYECEHIKCRCIPGRMLCGEDGSIDIGEFLEQDIKGPASFSTISTQGGSDQDGSTFQEPAMNNLIKSVFGDKSIFLQCRAGECLYKTDVPGYKVPVKTINTPLIAGVIAGCGLFIVAVILFIWYLSRRSAYRNYAAIQLSDDSDDENGKLMADHKPAALQFDNVSYYLNGRQILSGIRGIARPGQVTAIMGASGAGKTTFLDILARKNKRGTVQGEFYVNGEKVDDSEYRSVVGFVDQEDTMLPTLTVHETILTSALLRLPKDMSNVVKEQRVFEVEKQLGIYHIKDQIIGSEGGKGRGISGGEKKRVSIACELVTSPSILFLDEPTSGLDAFNAFNVIECLVNLARTYNRTVIFTIHQPRSNIVALFDQLILLAKGKTVYSGSFMGCQPYFDHIGYTCPLGFNIADYLVDLTMHAGTTRSPEEPLLNADAQADHFRTPSSSLRAVKSVASASNASFENSTTESAQDSTAPRKHIRRQSLRQRQERQLYTRKKTSGVDSPSTPRTDDEDNAMGSLNDSTQQWLRLSRQQNSAPSQTVEDPDHLPPIASGYITDLDVIISSYASSDVAASIRDEIASAVESARQANGSADPTAQQGSGGVHMVGYTRVSLLRQFIILSKRTWKNLYRNPMLMLTHYAIAILLAVLSGYLFYGLTDDIKGFQNRLGLFFFLLALFGFSTLTSLTVFTSERLLFMRERANGYYSPITYFAAKVVFDIIPLRLIPPIIMGVIVYPMVGLIADWPEFLKFMLILVLFNLAAAGICLFIGIVFRDGGVANLIGSLVMLFSLLFAGLLLNHDAIPKAALWLQTLSIFHYGFEALIVNEVTYLTLIDHKYGLDIEVPGASILSAFGFDTLALWRDVTGLAVFSGVFIILAYGAMHFLLVERR
- a CDS encoding uncharacterized protein (EggNog:ENOG410PNE5~COG:G~TransMembrane:12 (i49-69o114-135i147-165o177-198i219-237o243-263i315-334o354-376i396-415o421-443i455-478o484-507i)~BUSCO:7958at33183), which encodes MPASSANYHDVDQDDSLPLLVDVEETRSIKADEPPVTYVKKTWRHTPSVFVLLIVITTFVIDFGVYLNIAPQTRILESIACRNYYDKHEPGRFGPGEIPEDQCKIKPIQGEVAFVQAMMSSFDAIPSIILLIPYGRLADNPRFGRKLILLLSVLGVLLSFYWVAFVLTFPSVLPLRAVWFGSIFNFIGGGLGVINAMVMTMITDVVDPDNRTNAFSKTTLAVVVAQLIAPSVSSGLMNLKGPWLPYLSGIALDTITFPFLFIIPETIQLRPPPSERRRSINVEETSTERGSRPDNTSYLSYPRTIVNRAWESSKFIFESRAVVLILSAFLLTVIGRKQIDILLLYASTRYSIPISAAAFSLSVFAGGNIFLLLVLLPFASHYLTKKLHYSSQAKDLYLSQASIIILSIGSFALGVSPTMSIMLIGVIIYTLGCGFLPSSLSLISTFVEPRHSARMYSIVCLVSMVGALIGGPFIALLFDWGLGIGPAWTGLAFIGTGLLHVAIAAAITRIKLPRGVQLPEERQQGESPRSSISLHDE